A single genomic interval of Trichocoleus desertorum ATA4-8-CV12 harbors:
- a CDS encoding ISKra4 family transposase (programmed frameshift), with protein sequence MTPEDQAQLQQSIDTIAQILYRNTPAEQLQTLEGIEQTIRQQTQERVLPQLGGFFIATATATTEGYQRTLKSFLGTLCITSQQAERLQVKSGSHLSPMLERCCLRVSANVSYQRTAADIELLTGMRVSAKTQQRLVQRQSFERSPSQAEVEEVSIDGGTVRLIVEPGKEPRWKQYKAIHLSPEKLHGAWLDDNGALLEWLNEQPLSAVVTCLGDGHDGIWNLFEQVRGEVERREILDWYHLMENLEKVGGSLKRLAQARSLLWQGKVNETLALFEECQKHQAHCFRQYLRKHHHRIVNYDHLQAEGICSIGSGAVESTVKQIDRRLKISGARWKPEHVPKVLAHRCAYLNNQL encoded by the exons CTACAACAGAGTATTGATACCATTGCCCAGATTTTGTATCGCAATACCCCTGCCGAGCAGCTGCAAACATTGGAAGGGATTGAGCAAACGATTCGCCAACAGACCCAGGAACGGGTGTTGCCTCAACTGGGTG GTTTTTTTATTGCAACAGCGACTGCAACCACAGAAGGATACCAGCGAACGCTAAAGAGCTTTTTAGGAACATTGTGCATCACCAGCCAACAGGCTGAACGCTTACAGGTCAAGTCAGGCAGTCATCTCAGCCCCATGTTGGAGAGATGTTGTTTGCGAGTCAGTGCGAATGTGTCGTACCAGCGTACAGCCGCAGACATCGAACTGTTGACTGGGATGCGGGTGAGTGCGAAAACCCAACAACGACTTGTGCAGCGTCAGTCGTTTGAACGCTCCCCGTCACAAGCAGAAGTGGAGGAAGTCAGCATTGACGGTGGGACAGTGCGATTAATCGTGGAGCCAGGGAAAGAACCCCGCTGGAAGCAGTACAAAGCTATACATCTGTCCCCAGAGAAGCTTCATGGAGCATGGTTAGATGACAATGGAGCCTTATTGGAGTGGCTCAATGAGCAACCGCTCTCTGCGGTTGTGACGTGTTTAGGAGATGGACATGATGGGATTTGGAATTTGTTTGAGCAGGTCAGAGGGGAGGTCGAGCGTCGTGAAATTCTCGATTGGTATCACTTGATGGAGAACCTGGAAAAAGTTGGCGGGTCACTCAAGCGTTTGGCGCAGGCTCGTTCCTTGCTTTGGCAGGGAAAAGTGAATGAGACCCTAGCATTGTTTGAGGAGTGTCAAAAGCACCAAGCTCACTGTTTCCGTCAGTATCTACGAAAACATCATCATCGCATTGTCAACTATGATCATTTGCAAGCGGAGGGCATTTGCTCAATTGGTTCTGGGGCCGTTGAATCAACGGTCAAACAAATTGATCGGCGACTCAAAATTTCAGGGGCACGATGGAAGCCAGAACATGTGCCAAAGGTTTTAGCTCATCGTTGTGCTTATCTCAATAACCAGTTGTAA